From the Microcoleus sp. FACHB-672 genome, the window TGAGTCTATAGACTTGGAAGTAATGAAGCAGCAAATTGAGGCATTTCAGCAGACCTTGTTCTCTATCGGAACTGCTGTCTATCAAGGATCTGCCAGTTCTGCCGGCGATTTCGATAGCGCGGCAGCAGCACAAAAGCCTGGAAAATAAACCGCTCACAATCGTTAAATAGCAGCGCTGGATCGCAGTTGCTCCTATACTACAGGTAGGACAGGACTGTTGCTGTGACGGCTAATTAGCAAGCCGGAAAGCGATCCAACCCAAAGTCCTAAGATTTGCGTACTTTTTGTTTTTTATACCTACCTACAGCGCTCTATGGCCGGCGACTACTATGAAATTCTTGGTGTCTCCCGCGATGCGGACAAAGAGGAAATTAAACGCGCTTACCGGCGTTTAGCTCGGAAGTATCACCCGGACGTTAACAAAGAAGAAGGGGCTGAAGAGCGCTTTAAAGAAATCAATCGCGCCTACGAAGTCCTGTCGGAACCAGAAATGCGGGGTCGCTATGACCGCTTTGGTGAGCAGGGAGTTTCCGGAGCCGGTGCTGCCGGCTACAGCGACTTTAGTGAAGGCTTTGCAGATATCTTTGAAAGCTTCTTCAGTGGCTTCGCCGGCGCAGGGGCGGGCCAGCAGGCTCGTCGGCGCGGTGGGCCAGTCCGAGGCGACGATTTGCGCCTGGATCTGCGGTTAGACTTCCGGGAAGCCGTCTTTGGTGGGGAAAAGGAAATCCGCATCAGCCATCTGGAAAGCTGCGAGGTTTGCAGTGGCACCGGCGCGAAGCCAGGAACTCGCCCCCGTACCTGCCCGACTTGTACGGGTTCCGGTCAGGTGAGACGTGCCACTCGCACTCCCTTTGGCAGCTTTACGCAAGTTTCTGTCTGCCCGACTTGTAACGGCACGGCCCAGGTAATTGAAGATAAATGCGAATCTTGCACCGGCAAGGGTCAAAAACAAGAAACGAAGAAGCTGAAAATTACCGTTCCCGCCGGCGTTGACAGTGGAACGCGTTTGCGGGTTTCCGGCGAAGGAGATGCCGGTCAGCGCAACGGCACACCGGGGGATCTGTACGTTTACTTGTTTGTTAATGAAGATGCCGAATTTCATCGCGAAGGCATTAACATCCTCTCGGACATTAAGATTAGCTACCTGCAAGCAATTTTGGGGTGCCGGCTTGATGTTAATACCGTTGATGGGCCGGCAGAATTGGTGATTCCCCCCGGAACCCAACCGAGTACCGTTTTAACCTTAGAAAATAAGGGCGTGCCGAGGCTGGGCAACCCGGTTAGTCGCGGGGATCATTTAATTACCGTATTGATTGAAATTCCCACTCGCTTGGGTGCCGATGAGCGCACCGTGTTGGAGAATTTAGCGAAAACGAAAGGGCTTAACGTCGGCAAAGGGGGCCAGGGCTTCTTAGGAGGGCTGTTCAACAAGTGATGAACCATCCAACCGGCTCACAACCCGACGCTGAGATGGATTTGCGGGGCACCCCTTGCCCGCTGAATTTTGTTCGCACCAAACTCCGCTTGGAGAAAATGGCAGCCGGTGAACTGCTAGAAGTGTGGCTTGATGCCGGGGAACCGATCGAGCAAGTTCCCGACAGCTTAGCGATGGAAGGCTATAAAATTGAGCAAATTGAGGAGCGCACCGGCTTTTTTGCAGTGAAAGTGCGCCGTCCCGTAACGTCTGCATGAGTTCACCGGCACCAGAGAGCAATCCAAGCGGGGCGGAAGTTCTGCTCACCGGCACCGTCGTCGCAGTTCAGGCAAATTACTACCAAGTTCAGCTCGATTTGCCGGCACCGGAGAACGGGAATACAATTCCTCCTTCCCCTACTCTCCTCTGCACCCGCCGCGCCCGCTTGAAGAAAATGGGCCAGCAGGTGATGGTAGGTGATCGGGTAGTGGTGGAGGAACCGGACTGGGCCGGCGGACGCGGGGCGATCTCTCAAGTTTTACCCCGCGAAAGTGAACTGGATCGGCCTCCGGTAGCGAATGCGAATCAAATTTTGCTGGTTTTTGCTTTGGAAGAACCGCCGCTTGATACCCATCAATTGAGCCGGTTTTTAGTGAAAGCTGAAACCACCGGCTTGAAGATTTGTCTTTGTTTGAATAAAAGTGATTTAATTTCCCCAGAGCAGTTGCAGCAGTGGAAAGAACGCTTAGCCGGCTGGGGATATGAGCCAGTGTGTATCAGTGTTGAAGCCGACATTGCTTTAGATGAATTGTACACACAACTCAACGAAAAGATTACGATTGTTTCTGGCCCTTCTGGAGTCGGAAAATCGAGTTTAATTAACTATTTGATTCCCGATATTAACCTGCGAGTGGGAGAAGTTTCGGGAAAACTTAATCGAGGCCGGCATACGACGCGACACGTTGAATTGTTTAAGCTGCCGGCGGGTGGTTTGTTAGCAGATACTCCCGGATTTAATCAACCCGATTTGGATTGCGAACCAGAGGATTTAGCCTTGTATTTCCCAGAGGTGCAGCAGCGTTTAGCTGAGGGAAGGTGTCAGTTTAATGATTGCCTACACGCAGATGAGCCGAATTGTGCGGTGCGGGGCGATTGGGAGCGTTACGAGCATTATCTAGAGTTTTTGGCAGAGGCGGTTATACTGCATGATAGTTTGCAGCAGCAGGCGGATGCTGAATCTAATATGAAGATGAAGAGTAAGCGTGCCGGTGAGCAGCAATATGAGCCGAAGTTAGAAAGTAAGAAATATCGTCGATCTTCTCGCCGGTTTCAGACCCAAAATATAGAAGATTTGCATGGAGATATAGAAGAGGTTTGAGGGAATTTTTAATCGCAGATAAACGCAGATAAACGCAGGCATATGCGGGATATTCCAATTTATTTGTATGGGATATTGGCATAAAATTTTTTGTGAAAAAATACAGAAAATTTGAAGTTTGTGGTATTATAAACATAATGAGAAAGCTGCCGCCATATATAGCCCTTCAAAAAAGGCCGACTAATTTCCTAGACAGTATTTAGCTTTAGAAACAATGAGCCGGCATCAGTAAATTTTGTTTGCAGATCGCCACATTTCCACCTAGAGAAAAAGGCACAATGATTCAGTAATCTACACCAAAGAAACAGCCACGCGAAAACCGCAATTCTTCCATCCGCTATTAGGCTCCTCCCTAGCGCGACCAGCACTGCGACAATTGCCGGGGGACTCGGTCAAAGCACCACCACGCAGCATCCGGTATTGTTTGTTTCCACCGGCATCCCACACACTGCCATCAACCGGCGCACCATGATAATTTTCATGCCCAGGATCGGCGCACCATTCCGCGACATTCCCGTGCATATCATAAAGTCCAAAGGCATTGGGTGGAAAACTCTCCACCAACATTGTTACGTGGCGAGACTTACCTTCTGGCTCAGAAGCATAGGTATGATTCCCGTCATAATTGGCTAAATCTGAGGTAATTGTCTCGCCAAAGTGAAAGGGTGTAATTGTTCCCCCGCGACAGGCATATTCCCATTCAGCTTCGCTGGGTAAGCGATAAAATCGGCCTGTTTTTTTAGTAAGTCGCGCACAGAATTCTACAGCATCGTGCCAGGTGACGTATTCAACCGGCGCGTTTGCTCCTTTAAAATGGGAGGGTTCTAGACTCAAATATTGTTTAACTTTAGGTAAAGACGCAACCGCTTTCCATTGCGCCTGAGTAACGGCAGATTTTCCCATAAAAAAGGGCGCTACAGTGACCCTGTGCTGCGGACTTTCGCTGTCGTCACGCTCTTTTTCAGTAGTGGGTGAACCCATCCAGAAAGTCCCCCCCGGGATAGAAACCATTTCCAAAATTACTCCGCCTCCCAGATTTTCGGCAAAGTATTCGGCTTCGTGGCGCTGTAGGTTAATGGGGTTTCCCGACGCATCCACTGTCACCACTTCAAAGTTAAAAGATTGTAAATTGACTTTCCCTCTACCACCTTGGACAAATGTAGTGGGGGTTGAGGTTGGTAGGATTGTAAGATTTCTGGGAGCAACCGGCTGAACATTCAAGGCTTCTAACACTTCGGTTGCTGATTGATAGCGATCTTTAACATAATCTTGGAGCAGCTTATCTAAAACTTCTCCTAATTGAGTGCTAACAGTTGTGCCACGTGGCAGTTTTTCTCGCCATAACCAACAGGCTTCTAAAGGATCGTACAGCTCATCTGATCCATCTAAATCTGGGAAAATGCCGGTCATTAACCGAATGCAAGTTACCGCTAAACTGTACAAATCACTCGCCGGATAGGCCACACCTCGCATTGCTTGTTCTATTGGCGCATAGCCGGGAGTTCCTAAGAGTGTTCCCTGCTGACTTAATGAAGTGCCAGACATTTGTTTAGCCACTCCAAAGTCAATTAAGATTAATTTGCCATCACTTACCCGGCGAATGATATTTTCTGGTTTAATATCTCGGTGAATGACTGGGCGATTGTGTACATACTGAAGAATCGGCAACAAATCATTTAATAATTCTCTAATTTTTGCTTCGCTGAACGTTCCTTTCTCTTCGAGTTCTTCAATTAAAGTTTGCCCTTTGATGTACTGTTGCACCAAATATAGATAAGTATCCTGCTCAAAATAGGCAAATAACGTTGGAATTTGGGGATGATCTTCTAAGTGCAACAGTCGTTCGGCTTCTTGATGAAACAGTTCAATTGCCTTTTGTAGTGCCGGCGCAGAGGTTTGAATGGCCGGCGAGGGTGAAAACTGTTTGACCACACAAATTGCTTTGCGCCGGTCTTCGTCTTCTGCTAAATAAGTTTTGCCAAAACCCCCTTGACCCAGTGCAGAAATTATGCAGTATCTCCCTCTGAGCAATGGCACCAATTTTGTGCCACAACTAACACAGAAATTTGTGCCATCTGGGTTTTGTGGTTTCTGACAGGAGGGATTGAGACAATAAGGCATGGCAGAGGCGAAAGGCGGTGGGGGTTGTCTCTATTCTGCCATCGGGTCATCATCAATTGCTATGTCTTTCTAACGCTAAACTGGACAGTGTTGATTCAAATTCCTCACCATGTCAGATTCCAATCAAGCTCTAGAATATCCAAAAACCCGCAAAGCTGATCAAATTGATGATTATCACGGAACGCCGGTTGCCGACTTTTACCGATGGCTAGAAGATCCCGATTCAGAGGAAACAAAAACTTGGGTTGACGCGCAAAATCAAGTTACATTTAGCTACCTTGAGCAAATTCCCGCACGAGAAAAAATCAAACAACGCCTTACCCAACTTTGGGATTACGAAAAATACAGCATTCCTTTCAAAAAAAACAATCGATATTTTTATTTTAAAAATGATGGATTGCAAAACCAAAGTGTGTTGTACACGTTAACATCCCTTGACGACGAACCAAGATTATTGTTAGATCCGAATAAACTTTCTGAAGATGGCACGGTTGCGCTTTCGGGTTTATCTATCAGTGAAGATGGGCAATTTTTAGCGTATGGTTTATCTTCTTCTGGATCGGATTGGCAAGAGTGGAAAGTGCGGGATATTGAAACCGGCAACGATCTTTCCGATCATTTGAAATGGATTAAATTTTCTGGCGCTTCTTGGACTCACGATGCTCAAGGCTTTTTCTATAGCCGGTATGATGAGCCGAACGAAAAGACCCAATTAGAAGATGTTAATTATTACCAAAAACTATTCTATCACCGGCTCGGCACTTCTCAATCTGAAGATGTGTTAATTTATGAGCGTCCCGACGAAAAAGAATGGGGGTTTGCCGGCGGTGTTACCGAAGATGGCAAATATCTCGTCATTTCTGTTTGGCGTGGAACTGACCCTAAAAATCTGGTTTTCTACAAAGATTTAACCAACTCAGATGCTCAAATCATCGAACTGATCAGCGAGTTTGAAGCCAGTTATAACATGATGGATAACGATGGCTCACTTTTCTGGTTTCGCACAGATTTAGATGCATCCCGTGGACGGGTAATTGCCATTGATATCAACAAGCCGGCGAAGGAAAACTGGCAAGAAATTATTCCCCAATCTGATGATGTTCTGGAAGGCGTTGGCTTACTTAATAATCAGTTTGTCGCTGATTATTTAAAAGATGCCCAAACTGTCGTTAAAATCTTTAACTTAGATGGCGCGTTTGTCCGAGAAGTGGAATTACCCGGAATTGGTTCAGCCGGCGGCTTTGATGGCAAGCGCTACGACACAGAAACTTTTTACAGTTTTACCAGCTACACAACACCGGCAACGATTTACCGCTACGACATGATCAGCGGGAAGAGTACCCTTTTCCGTCAGCCAAATGTTGATTTCAATCCCGATAATTACGAAACCAAACAAGTTTTCTATACTAGCAAAGATGGCACCCAAGTACCAATGTTTATTACCTACAGAAAGGGAATAAACTTAGATGGTAATAACCCAACCTATCTCTATGGCTACGGGGGCTTTAATATCTCCCTGACACCTAGCTTTTCAGTCGGACAATTGGTGTGGTTAGAACTCGGCGGAGTCTTGGTAATTCCTAATCTGCGCGGCGGTGGGGAATATGGCGAAGATTGGCATCAAGCCGGCATGAAATTAAATAAGCAAAATGTTTTTGATGATTTCATTACGGCAGCAGAATGGCTGATTGATAACCACTACACTCGCCCAGAAAAACTTGCAATTGGTGGCGGCAGTAATGGAGGATTATTAGTCGGTGCTTGCATGACTCAGCGCCCCGATTTATTTGGTGCTGCACTGCCGGCAGTCGGTGTAATGGATATGCTACGATTCCATAAATTTACCATCGGTTGGGCTTGGTGTTCTGAATATGGTTCCCCAGAAAACCCCGAAGAATTTCAAGTGCTGCATCAGTATTCGCCGCTGCACAATCTTAAGCCTGAAACTGCTTACCCAGCAACCCTAATTATTACAGCGGATCATGATGATCGGGTAGTACCGGCACACAGTTTTAAGTTTGCCGCTGCCTTACAAGAAGCACATCAAAGCGAGAAGCCGGTGTTAATTCGCATTGAAACCAAAGCTGGACACGGTGCCGGTAAACCCACTGCTAAAATTATCGAAGAACTTGCCGACAAGTGGGCTTTTTTAGTGCGAACACTCGATATCGCTGTTAACTAATCCTCTTAGGTAAGGCAGAAATTCTCCAACTTACTTGCTAAACATTGGCTGACAGGAAAGGTAAAGCTTCAGCGATGGTATCTTTGACTGTCAGCCCTTGTTCTTTTGCCCAAAACTCGCTTAAAAAATGAATTTGTCGCAATCCAACAATTAAATTTAATCCCGGTATAAACATCCACCAAACAACAAGCGGTTCTTTCATTCCGGCTTGCCGGTAGAGTTGATTGACTGTGTGATAAAGCTTGAATTGCACAATATAAATCCAGACTATTCCCAGTAGAGAAAACCATCCGAACCATCCCGGAACATCAGGATCAAAAATCCGCAGCAATTGAGGAATGATAATACCTAATACAAACGGCAATAAACATCGCGTACCAGACCAACCGTAACCATTATACCGGCGCAACTCTTCTTGAATAATCCACTTGTACCAGCCATAGTACAGCAGCAGGCTAAGTCCAGATAGGAAAATCACTCGCCACAGGGGACGCGGTTTACCGAAAGGCTTTGTAGACATACTCATGGGATTAGGAACTAACTATTTTTCCAAGTAGTTAACATTTCGTAATATACAACAAAGGTTTGCAGATGTAGCCACAACTACAGCTAATTTTTCAGTATTTCCCCCAAATTTATAGAAAGTATAAAATTTAAATTTCCGCATTTCTACAGAAAAAATCGAGAAAATTTAACGATTTGTGAGATTAAAATTAACAATTTTAGAGAAACATTTGATTTGATAATTTCGTCGCCACTTGATGAGTATACTCACTTAATTCTCCGGGGTGGATCGTGATTACTCTGATCTTGGTGCATCGAATTCCTAATCTACCGACTCAAAGTTGGACTTTTGAAGACGAATCAGTGATTCGCATCGGGCGATCATCTGATAATCATGTGATTATTCATAGCGCTGTGGTTTCCCGCTACCACGTTGAATTGCAGCGCAAAGGTTGCAAATGGAAGATTCTAAATTTAGGCGGGAATGGAACTTATTCGGATGAAAATCTCATCACCCAAGCGCCGGTTGTGGATGGAATGCTTTTGCGCTTGGCGCGTTCTGGCCCTCAGCTACAAATAAAAGTGGGGGCAAATGTATTTAAAAATACGCCAAAAATCTTGCCGGCAAAGGAGGTATTGGCCGGCTAGGCAGGGTTGGGGGCAATCAGCTGGCAGATAGCTTGAGCAGTTGCCGGCGCGAGTAAAACACCGTTGCGATAGTGGCCGGTGGCGAGTAAAACATTAGAATAGCCGGCCAAATGACCAATCACCGGCGCGGGGCGTCCTTCCGGGCGAGGGCGCAAACCCGACCACTTTCTAATCACAGCAGCCTCGGCTAAAGCTGGGCAAAGAGCGATCGCTTGCTGCAAAACTGCCTCAAGCTGTGTGGCATCAGCCACCGGCTCATTTCCATTTTCAGGAAACTCAACCGTCGCCCCCACCCAATAATCTGCGGCAGCTTGCGATTGGGTGCCACAAGGCACGATATGCACATCATCGCCGGTGATCACCGGCTGCAAATCCCGACGCCCTAAAGGATGCCGTAAGCGCAGGTGCAAGGCTTGCCCCAGCACAGGTTTAATCTCAATCGGCTGTTTTAATGCTGAACTTAGCTGGGTGGAACCCAAACCGGCAGCGAGCACAACCCAGTCTACCGGCATGAGTCCGGCTGTTGTGTAAATGTGCCGACAAACCTGCTGATCATCCGGCATTGTGGCCCGATTAAATTCTTCCGCCGCTACGCCAAACTTAAATATCACGCCATTGCGCCTCGCAGCGTCAACCAAAGCTTGCGTTAGCGCCACCGGATCAACTTGCCGGTCTTGGGGCGAATAAATTGCGCCAATCAGCTGCTGGCAACCAAGTTGCGGAAAGTTAGACTTAACCGTAGTTTTATCTAAAATTTTTAACGCCAAACCCTGCGACTGTCGAATATCCGCCAATATTTGCCACCTGGCCATCTCCTCATCCGCAAAACATAGCATCAGAATGCCCTGCCGGTTGTAAGGAATTTGGCGACCCGTCAGCTTCTCTAACTCTGGAATTAACGTTTCATAGCGCTGCAGACTCGCAAGGCGCATTTTCCACGCCCTGCCCTTCACTTTCTGAGAAATCGCGCCCATTAAAACACCGAGGGCCGCGCCCGTAGCCGCCTCTGCCGGGGGTTGCCGGTCGAGTACCGTAATTTTTAACCCCTCAAGCCGACTAAGTTCATAAGCGATCATCGCCCCAACGACACCGCACCCGATAACTGCAACATGACTCATTAATTTAATCTAGCAGGCGAGTGGAGGAGAGTGGGACAGTGGCGGTTTACTTGTATCTATCTGCACTAGAGCGATCAAACTTAAAATGTGGAAGATTTGCTCTACAGTTGTGAGTTCATTTCAGAAAGAAGTCTAGAGTTTAGATTTAAAAGCTCAATCTAAACTCCAAACTTTAAACTTTAAACTCGATCACACTTGGGGAATTGCTTGCAAGAAGGCGTTGAAATCCTTCATCGCTTCCCCAAAATTTTGCACGGCTACTTCATAGTTGCTCTCTTGAGCGGCTTTATCAAGCGCTTCTAGATGAACAAAAATGTCTTTAGCTGCTTGACGTGCTGCCGACTGCTCTTTGGGAAGGAGATTTTGGCTGAGGTAGGCCATGTCTTGACGCAGGCTGCCCAAGGGGCCATGAATAAACGTCTGCACATTTACCCAGTCGCGGTTTTTGAGCAGGCTTGGGAGTGCACCCATACGATCGCGCAAATCAGTGATTTTTGGGACGTATTTGTGAATTTGCTCAATTTGAGCCGTGGTGTAGGTGGGAGGCTTGGTTGCTGTCGGACTGCTACAGCTGACCACAAATACAGTCAGAATTGCCAGAATGCCGGCCAGAATTGAACGATAGCGTGCGGTAAACATTATTTTTGCGATTAACTACTGAATAGTCTTGCCAACAAAAATATATCAACATGGGGGGGCACAAATCGGCACTTCGTTGCCAAGGATAAATAATCTAATGAGCCACACAGACTCCTAAGGACTACAGCGCGGGCTTCTCTTCTCAATGACAACCTTAACTTAAGTACCCCGCTTGCCCAGAACGTTTTGATTGGCGTAGGTAGCAAATTGAGCCATCTATATACTAAATTATTTTATATCTGTCAATGACTTTTGTCACCGAGATAGCAATATCTTTTCACAAACATTCATGGAACACATCACCTCCTACGCTCAAGCAATCAAGCATATTGAACGAATCGAGTTTGCGTAGAACAATGAAATCTCAGGCTCTGCTGGAAAGCATAGATAGAATCAGCTTTAGTTCAGTTACGCTCGAAGAATTATTTGCTCGCAGCTTGAGTACAAGCAGCATCACCCGGAAAGATTGCTATCTCCTGCAAGAGGCTCTGTTGCGTAATTCCCTTAGTGAAGACCATCAAGCAATTATTACCCGGATACTCTACTGCGTGCGTCGGGGAACGCTGAAACTGATTGATTAAATTTTAATAAATTAAAGAAAAGGGAAGAAAATTTTGAATTCGTGAATTTGAATTGAGAAATCTTACTCAAAATTCATGCCTTCAGAATTTTTCCTTTATCCTTAAGCGATAACCTGGAATATATTAAACAGTTAAACTTTTTTTAAAATAAATGTTTATTTCCGATAAACCGGCAGCGTGAAGTGAAAACAACTGCCTTGATCGGGAACAGAATCTACCCAAATTTGGCCGTGATGCGCCCGAATGATCCGCTGGCACAAAGAAAGACCGATTCCATAACCGTCTTGAGTTTCATCGCGTTTTAGGCGGAAATGGTCTTCAAAAATGTGCTGTTGATTTTCCTTAGGAATTCCCAAACCATTATCGCAAATACTTACCTGAACTTTTTGAGTCGTGCGGTGAAGCACAGAGACTTGAATGATGCCGCCTTCAAGCGTATATTTAATGGCATTATCTAAAAGATTAACGATTACTTGGCGCACCCGCTCTTGATCCGCATAAACGTTAGGTAAATCGCTGGGAATATCTGTTTTCAAAACCTGGGATTTTTGGCTTAAGCGATCTTGAAATTGTTCAATCGCATCCTCGCAGAGATTGACAAGATTGAGCGGTTTGGGGTGAATGCGTAATTGAGCATTTGAACCGTTCGCCGCTTGCAGAAGCTCGGTGATCATTCGGTTAATAAAACGGGTTTGAGTGCGGGCGTGTTTTATTAACTGAGCAGTTAAAGCCGGCGTTAAGCTAAAATTTCTGCCATTTTGGGGCGCATAATTAGTCTCTAAGGTTTCTAGCGCAATCGAGGCTGCCGTGAGGGGATTGCGGAGATCGTGCGCTAGCATCGCAATTAGCCGGTCTTTGAACTGTAGCTGATCGAGCAGTTCTTCTTTTTCTTGCTTGAGACAAAAAATTTCGTCCGACAGTCGCATCATTTCCGCCGAATAAGTCACCGAACTGATACAGGTTTCTGAAGTGACCGATTCGACTGATTCGGCTTTAGACTTTAAGTGAACCATGTAATCGGCAACACAGCGCTGCCACCGCGACCAGCAATTTTCTAATTGGCCAACCAAATTCGAGCCGGCTAGAATCTGCCTAGGTTCAGGATGGATTTTAATCAGCGCCGGCGTGGCGATGAGTTTGAAGTGTTCTGCTAAATAGGGGTGTTCTCCCACATCAACGATCTGCAGCTCAAACGGGTAATCTGTCTTCACTTCTTGCAGATAATGGCGAATTTGCCGGATGTGGTGCCGGGAGTTCGGACGTTTATCTACAAACAGCAGCAGCTGTAAAGGTGCATCAGAGTTGGTAGGCTTTTCAAAAGATGCTAACATCCAATCCCTTTTGAGCAACGCTGGTAAATAGGTTACGCATTTTTCACTGCGGGCTAATTGAACCTTGCCCAGGAAAATATCTTTCTTTTTTCTTTATATATCTAAATTAACCTGTTTGGGTGTATAAATCATCATGTTACGCATCTGTCGTTGGTATGGCATTGTGTGTGAGTGGGCGACAACCCATCATGGGGAGGTGACACAGCAGGGATATCTTGAGCCGATGAGTTAAACATGAGAGCCTTAACATTCTGTCAAAGTGAGTGAGTGATGTTGTTGCGCTTGCATAAAGATCCCTGGCGGTTAGTCGTGAGTGTTGCGGCTGCGTTTTTTGTCCTCAGCCTAATCTTCACGCTGCACCGGCACTTCAGTTTCTACGCCTCCTATGACCAAGGAATTTTTAACCAGGTCTTTTGGAATGGCATTCATGGGCGTTTCTTTCAAAGTTCTCTCTCTTCTACCCTATCAACCAACGTCGTTCACGATGGTCAAGTTCCAGAGGTTTTTTACCACCGGCTAGGGCAGCATTTTACC encodes:
- a CDS encoding histidine kinase — encoded protein: MLASFEKPTNSDAPLQLLLFVDKRPNSRHHIRQIRHYLQEVKTDYPFELQIVDVGEHPYLAEHFKLIATPALIKIHPEPRQILAGSNLVGQLENCWSRWQRCVADYMVHLKSKAESVESVTSETCISSVTYSAEMMRLSDEIFCLKQEKEELLDQLQFKDRLIAMLAHDLRNPLTAASIALETLETNYAPQNGRNFSLTPALTAQLIKHARTQTRFINRMITELLQAANGSNAQLRIHPKPLNLVNLCEDAIEQFQDRLSQKSQVLKTDIPSDLPNVYADQERVRQVIVNLLDNAIKYTLEGGIIQVSVLHRTTQKVQVSICDNGLGIPKENQQHIFEDHFRLKRDETQDGYGIGLSLCQRIIRAHHGQIWVDSVPDQGSCFHFTLPVYRK